Genomic window (Candidatus Zixiibacteriota bacterium):
TGTATGACAGCCGCTGCAGAGCACTTTCACTCGAACCTAACCAATGAGATGTATGATGACATCGAGGCTCGCTGGGGCATTACAAGAGCCACCTGTGACAAGATGCGGATAGGTATATCAAAAACAGATCACAGCCTCGAAGAGTATCTATTAAAACAAGGGTTTACTTTCGACGAGATGCACCAGACGGGGTTATTCACCGGAGACGTTAGCCTCTTCCCATATTTTAAGGGGAGGTACGTTTTTCCGTATTGGGTACAGGGACAAGTCCGATATATGATCGCAAGAGCAACGAAGTGGACTCCGGATACGAAATATGAAAAAACGAAGAATGGAAACATAATAAAATTCAAAAAACTCCGCACACGATCAAAGAAAGCTAAATATATCAGCGAATACGTCAGAAACGATGTGATATTCGGCGTCGATTCGATGAAGTCAGGGGAAGGAGATTACTGTATAATCACAGAAGGAATAGCGGATGCTATTATGGCGATACAGGCTGGATTCGCGTGTGTCAGTCCGGTCACAACACTGTTCAGAGAAAAAGACCATGCTCCAATCCTGCGCCTCGTGAAAAAATTTAAAAAAGTCTATATATGTATGGACAACGAGAAAAACGAAGCGGGGTTGGCGGGCGCATACTCAATTGCGAAACATCTCATAAAGAACGGCGTTGATGCATCAATAGTAGAACTTCCGAGGTCGTCTGGTGTCGATAAAATCGATTTAGCTGAATACCTGCGAGATCACAGCGTGGAGAGCTTTAAAAATCTTTTTATATCGGCGTACAAACCACCCGAATTCTTTTTGCCACCAGCGGAGATGTTTTTAAACGAAAAAGGGGTATTTGCTCCAAATTTATTCGCTGACTGGATATTCAATGAATCCGGATTATATTTTTTAACATTCATTGATTCAGAAGAGACCATATATTATGATGGCGGTCTTTACAAACCCCATGGCGAGAAATACATCGGTAAAATAATCGAAGAAGTTATGGCAGGGCATAAAGTAAGCAAACGTGACGTGGGAGAGGTGGTCGGGCATATCAACAGACGCACATACATCGAACGCGAGATGATCGATAATGATATTAACCTCATCAACATCGAAAACGGGTTGTTGAACATCAAAACACGGGAGTTCAAACCACACACACCAGAATACTATTCGATGGCACAAGTCGGAATTCGATATGATCCAGAAGCGGAATGCCCAGCGTTCGATCAATTTTTATTGGATATACTGCCAGAGACTGTTGACCGGATGCGGATTGAGGATCTCTTCGGATATTGCCTGATACGTGATTATCGTATTCAGAAATGGTTTATGTTTCATGGTCAGGGCGCAAACGGGAAGGGAACGTTGTTAGAAGTATTAAAGAAGTTCTTAGGAAGCCACAACGTGTCCGGGGTCGAACTACAGCGACTTGATGATCCGTTCTTACCGGCTGAGCTATACGGTAAGCTGGCAAACAT
Coding sequences:
- a CDS encoding toprim domain-containing protein; amino-acid sequence: MTSHETIENIKSKIDIVDLISLDCELSGSGDEYRGAHENRHQSESGNCLVVNRSEGMWYCHSQHCKCGGDCFDWIADREGLDIKNDFHEILQIAADYAGVEIPGELQNHERRRVFECMTAAAEHFHSNLTNEMYDDIEARWGITRATCDKMRIGISKTDHSLEEYLLKQGFTFDEMHQTGLFTGDVSLFPYFKGRYVFPYWVQGQVRYMIARATKWTPDTKYEKTKNGNIIKFKKLRTRSKKAKYISEYVRNDVIFGVDSMKSGEGDYCIITEGIADAIMAIQAGFACVSPVTTLFREKDHAPILRLVKKFKKVYICMDNEKNEAGLAGAYSIAKHLIKNGVDASIVELPRSSGVDKIDLAEYLRDHSVESFKNLFISAYKPPEFFLPPAEMFLNEKGVFAPNLFADWIFNESGLYFLTFIDSEETIYYDGGLYKPHGEKYIGKIIEEVMAGHKVSKRDVGEVVGHINRRTYIEREMIDNDINLINIENGLLNIKTREFKPHTPEYYSMAQVGIRYDPEAECPAFDQFLLDILPETVDRMRIEDLFGYCLIRDYRIQKWFMFHGQGANGKGTLLEVLKKFLGSHNVSGVELQRLDDPFLPAELYGKLANIVGDLSSKELYQTGRLKSLSSGTDVIQAQKKYGQPFTFINHAKLIYAANELPKTKDQTLAFWRRVCLLEFRQTFVGKKDDRHMVEKLTTEEELSGILNHALAGVERIINDDSILTIDDYERVEKLYIRGADSIESFYTDMITITTDENDQIGGNEIYKHYLKYCEDGNTTAKTQTRRTFTSQLMTKPGLDYTENLYDENGKKMRGWRFIKVKDYSNPADEKTCNSHAQHAIPLFVSRTKRSPENLKKSENQQESDKRVKRVMRVEDLSDESKQKILDAVKSRIWRLGYSKGFTEFTSMHVLMEMKGYNFPEKLTVELIEQMIDDNIEMFQFLNKPIIKSGDKYVPKEE